One Anolis carolinensis isolate JA03-04 chromosome 4, rAnoCar3.1.pri, whole genome shotgun sequence DNA window includes the following coding sequences:
- the LOC134298592 gene encoding uncharacterized protein LOC134298592: MTMSFVAKFGVIWSSGFVYIYIYLNSSIYPSIHPSIHPFLYLSIYLSIYLSIYLSIHPFFYLYLSIYLSIYPSLYLSIYLSIYLSIYLYLSIYLSIYLSIYLSIHSSIYPFFYLSIYLSIYLSIHPSIHPSIPLSIYSSIYLYLYLYLSIYLSIYLSIYLSIYLSIHSSIYLSIYLSIYLSIYLSIYLSIYPFLYLSINLSIHQFLYLSIYLSIYLSIHPSIHPSIHSSIYLFFYLSLSLSLSLSLSLSLSLSLSIYLSIYLSIYLSINPSIPLSIYLSIYLSIYLSIPLSIYQSIYPSIPLSIYLSIHPSIHPSIPLSIYPSIFLFISPSLLLSLCQSLYLSNYQSVPPFISLHPSLYLSLSLSLHPLIYVFSAPLPNP, from the coding sequence atgacaatGTCTttcgtggccaaatttggtgtgatttggtccagtggttttgtatatatatatatatatctcaattcctctatctatccatccatccatccatccatccacccattcctctatctatctatctatctatctatctatctatctatctatctatctatccatccattcttctatctatatctatctatctatctatctatctatccatccctctatctatctatctatctatctatctatctatctatctatctatatctatctatctatctatctatctatctatctatctatctatccatccattcctctatctatccattcttctatctatctatctatctatctatctatctatccatccatccatccatccatccatccattcctctatctatctattcttctatctatctctatctctatctctatctatctatctatctatctatctatctatctatctatctatctatctatctatccatccattcctctatctatctatctatctatctatctatctatctatctatctatctatctatctatctatctatctatccattcctctatctatctatcaatctatctatccatcaattcctctatctatctatctatctatctatctatctatctatccatccatccatccatccatccatccattcctctatctatctattcttctatctatctctatctctatctctatctctatctctatctctatctctatctctatctctatctatctatctatctatctatctatctatctatctatctatcaatccatccattcctctatctatctatctatctatctatctatctatctatctatccattcctctatctatctatcaatctatctatccatcaattcctctatctatctatctatctatccatccatccatccatccatccattcctctatctatctatccctctatatttctattcatatctccctcccttcttctctctctctgtcaatCCCTCTATCTGTCTAACTATCAATCTGTTCCTCCATttatctccctccatccctccctctatctttctctctccctaTCCCTCCATCCCTTGATCTATGTCTTTTCTGCCCCACTTCCCAACCCATAA